A single Camelus bactrianus isolate YW-2024 breed Bactrian camel chromosome 1, ASM4877302v1, whole genome shotgun sequence DNA region contains:
- the ETS2 gene encoding protein C-ets-2 isoform X1: MGLWMNDFGIKNMDQVAPVSSSYRGTLKRQPAFDTFDGSLLAVFPSLNEEQTLQEVPTGLDSISHDSTNCELPLLTPCSKAVMSQALKATFSGFKKEQRRLGIPKNPWLWTEQQVCQWLLWATNEFSLVNVNLQRFGMTGQVLCNLGKERFLELAPDFVGDILWEHLEQMIKENQEKTEDQYEENSHLNSVPHWINSNSLGFGVEQAPYGMQTQNYPKGSLLDGLCPAASAPSTLGPEQDFQMFPKARLNTVSVNYCSVSRDFPGGNLNLLSSSSGKPGDHESPENGAGADSFESSESLLQSWNSQSSLLDVQRVPSFESFEDDCSQSLCLNKPTMSFKDYIQERSDPAEQGKPVIPAAVLAGFTGSGPIQLWQFLLELLSDKSCQSFISWTGDGWEFKLADPDEVARRWGKRKNKPKMNYEKLSRGLRYYYDKNIIHKTSGKRYVYRFVCDLQNLLGFTPEELHAILGVQPDTED; this comes from the exons atgaatGATTTTGGAATCAAAAACATGGACCAGGTGGCCCCCGTGTCCAGCAGCTACAGAGGGACACTCAAG CGCCAGCCCGCCTTTGACACCTTCGACGGGTCCCTGCTTGCCGTTTTCCCCTCGTTAAATGAGGAGCAAACACTCCAAGAAGTGCCAACAGGCTTGGATTCAATTTctcatg ACTCGACCAACTGTGAGTTGCCTCTGTTGACCCCGTGCAGCAAGGCTGTGATGAGTCAAGCCTTAAAAGCTACCTTCAGTGGCTTCAAAAAGGAGCAGCGCCGCCTCGGCATCCCAAAGA ATCCCTGGCTGTGGACTGAGCAGCAGGTGTGCCAGTGGCTTCTCTGGGCCACCAACGAATTCAGTCTGGTGAACGTCAACCTGCAGAGGTTCGGCATGACCGGCCAGGTGTTGTGTAACCTTGGCAAGGAGCGCTTTCTGGAGCTGGCACCCGACTTTGTGGGCGACATCCTCTGGGAACACCTGGAGCAGATGATCAAAG aaaaccaggaaaagacaGAAGATCAGTATGAAGAAAATTCACACCTCAACTCAGTTCCTCATTGGATTAATAGCAATTCGTTAG GTTTCGGCGTGGAGCAGGCGCCCTATGGAATGCAGACGCAGAACTACCCCAAAGGCAGCCTCCTGGACGGCCTGTGTCCGGCAGCCTCCGCGCCCAGCACGCTTGGTCCTGAGCAGGACTTTCAGATGTTCCCCAAGGCTCGTCTCAACACCGTCAGCGTCAACTACTGCTCCGTCAGCCGGGACTTCCCGGGCGGCAACTTGAATCTGCTCTCCAGCAGTTCTG GCAAGCCCGGAGACCACGAGTCCCCTGAGAACGGCGCTGGCGCCGACAGCTTCGAGAGCTCGGAGTCGCTGCTGCAGTCCTGGAACAGCCAGTCGTCCCTGCTGGACGTACAGCGGGTGCCCTCCTTCGAGAGCTTCGAGGACGACTGCAGCCAGTCCCTCTGCCTCAACAAGCCGACCATGTCCTTCAAGGACTACATCCAGGAGAGGAGCGACCCGGCCGAGCAAGGCAAACCAGTCATACCAGCGGCCGTGCTGGCCGGCTTCACAG GAAGTGGACCTATCCAGTTGTGGCAGTTTCTCCTGGAATTGCTCTCCGACAAATCCTGCCAGTCCTTCATCAGCTGGACCGGGGACGGGTGGGAGTTTAAGCTGGCGGACCCCGACGAG GTGGCCCGCCggtggggaaagaggaaaaacaagccCAAGATGAACTACGAGAAGCTGAGCCGGGGTTTGCGCTATTACTACGACAAGAACATCATCCACAAGACGTCAGGGAAGCGCTACGTGTACCGCTTCGTGTGCGACCTGCAGAACTTGCTGGGCTTCACGCCCGAGGAGCTGCACGCCATCCTGGGCGTCCAGCCGGACACGGAGGACTGA
- the ETS2 gene encoding protein C-ets-2 isoform X2 yields the protein MSQALKATFSGFKKEQRRLGIPKNPWLWTEQQVCQWLLWATNEFSLVNVNLQRFGMTGQVLCNLGKERFLELAPDFVGDILWEHLEQMIKENQEKTEDQYEENSHLNSVPHWINSNSLGFGVEQAPYGMQTQNYPKGSLLDGLCPAASAPSTLGPEQDFQMFPKARLNTVSVNYCSVSRDFPGGNLNLLSSSSGKPGDHESPENGAGADSFESSESLLQSWNSQSSLLDVQRVPSFESFEDDCSQSLCLNKPTMSFKDYIQERSDPAEQGKPVIPAAVLAGFTGSGPIQLWQFLLELLSDKSCQSFISWTGDGWEFKLADPDEVARRWGKRKNKPKMNYEKLSRGLRYYYDKNIIHKTSGKRYVYRFVCDLQNLLGFTPEELHAILGVQPDTED from the exons ATGAGTCAAGCCTTAAAAGCTACCTTCAGTGGCTTCAAAAAGGAGCAGCGCCGCCTCGGCATCCCAAAGA ATCCCTGGCTGTGGACTGAGCAGCAGGTGTGCCAGTGGCTTCTCTGGGCCACCAACGAATTCAGTCTGGTGAACGTCAACCTGCAGAGGTTCGGCATGACCGGCCAGGTGTTGTGTAACCTTGGCAAGGAGCGCTTTCTGGAGCTGGCACCCGACTTTGTGGGCGACATCCTCTGGGAACACCTGGAGCAGATGATCAAAG aaaaccaggaaaagacaGAAGATCAGTATGAAGAAAATTCACACCTCAACTCAGTTCCTCATTGGATTAATAGCAATTCGTTAG GTTTCGGCGTGGAGCAGGCGCCCTATGGAATGCAGACGCAGAACTACCCCAAAGGCAGCCTCCTGGACGGCCTGTGTCCGGCAGCCTCCGCGCCCAGCACGCTTGGTCCTGAGCAGGACTTTCAGATGTTCCCCAAGGCTCGTCTCAACACCGTCAGCGTCAACTACTGCTCCGTCAGCCGGGACTTCCCGGGCGGCAACTTGAATCTGCTCTCCAGCAGTTCTG GCAAGCCCGGAGACCACGAGTCCCCTGAGAACGGCGCTGGCGCCGACAGCTTCGAGAGCTCGGAGTCGCTGCTGCAGTCCTGGAACAGCCAGTCGTCCCTGCTGGACGTACAGCGGGTGCCCTCCTTCGAGAGCTTCGAGGACGACTGCAGCCAGTCCCTCTGCCTCAACAAGCCGACCATGTCCTTCAAGGACTACATCCAGGAGAGGAGCGACCCGGCCGAGCAAGGCAAACCAGTCATACCAGCGGCCGTGCTGGCCGGCTTCACAG GAAGTGGACCTATCCAGTTGTGGCAGTTTCTCCTGGAATTGCTCTCCGACAAATCCTGCCAGTCCTTCATCAGCTGGACCGGGGACGGGTGGGAGTTTAAGCTGGCGGACCCCGACGAG GTGGCCCGCCggtggggaaagaggaaaaacaagccCAAGATGAACTACGAGAAGCTGAGCCGGGGTTTGCGCTATTACTACGACAAGAACATCATCCACAAGACGTCAGGGAAGCGCTACGTGTACCGCTTCGTGTGCGACCTGCAGAACTTGCTGGGCTTCACGCCCGAGGAGCTGCACGCCATCCTGGGCGTCCAGCCGGACACGGAGGACTGA
- the ETS2 gene encoding protein C-ets-2 isoform X3: MNDFGIKNMDQVAPVSSSYRGTLKRQPAFDTFDGSLLAVFPSLNEEQTLQEVPTGLDSISHDSTNCELPLLTPCSKAVMSQALKATFSGFKKEQRRLGIPKNPWLWTEQQVCQWLLWATNEFSLVNVNLQRFGMTGQVLCNLGKERFLELAPDFVGDILWEHLEQMIKENQEKTEDQYEENSHLNSVPHWINSNSLGFGVEQAPYGMQTQNYPKGSLLDGLCPAASAPSTLGPEQDFQMFPKARLNTVSVNYCSVSRDFPGGNLNLLSSSSGKPGDHESPENGAGADSFESSESLLQSWNSQSSLLDVQRVPSFESFEDDCSQSLCLNKPTMSFKDYIQERSDPAEQGKPVIPAAVLAGFTGSGPIQLWQFLLELLSDKSCQSFISWTGDGWEFKLADPDEVARRWGKRKNKPKMNYEKLSRGLRYYYDKNIIHKTSGKRYVYRFVCDLQNLLGFTPEELHAILGVQPDTED; the protein is encoded by the exons atgaatGATTTTGGAATCAAAAACATGGACCAGGTGGCCCCCGTGTCCAGCAGCTACAGAGGGACACTCAAG CGCCAGCCCGCCTTTGACACCTTCGACGGGTCCCTGCTTGCCGTTTTCCCCTCGTTAAATGAGGAGCAAACACTCCAAGAAGTGCCAACAGGCTTGGATTCAATTTctcatg ACTCGACCAACTGTGAGTTGCCTCTGTTGACCCCGTGCAGCAAGGCTGTGATGAGTCAAGCCTTAAAAGCTACCTTCAGTGGCTTCAAAAAGGAGCAGCGCCGCCTCGGCATCCCAAAGA ATCCCTGGCTGTGGACTGAGCAGCAGGTGTGCCAGTGGCTTCTCTGGGCCACCAACGAATTCAGTCTGGTGAACGTCAACCTGCAGAGGTTCGGCATGACCGGCCAGGTGTTGTGTAACCTTGGCAAGGAGCGCTTTCTGGAGCTGGCACCCGACTTTGTGGGCGACATCCTCTGGGAACACCTGGAGCAGATGATCAAAG aaaaccaggaaaagacaGAAGATCAGTATGAAGAAAATTCACACCTCAACTCAGTTCCTCATTGGATTAATAGCAATTCGTTAG GTTTCGGCGTGGAGCAGGCGCCCTATGGAATGCAGACGCAGAACTACCCCAAAGGCAGCCTCCTGGACGGCCTGTGTCCGGCAGCCTCCGCGCCCAGCACGCTTGGTCCTGAGCAGGACTTTCAGATGTTCCCCAAGGCTCGTCTCAACACCGTCAGCGTCAACTACTGCTCCGTCAGCCGGGACTTCCCGGGCGGCAACTTGAATCTGCTCTCCAGCAGTTCTG GCAAGCCCGGAGACCACGAGTCCCCTGAGAACGGCGCTGGCGCCGACAGCTTCGAGAGCTCGGAGTCGCTGCTGCAGTCCTGGAACAGCCAGTCGTCCCTGCTGGACGTACAGCGGGTGCCCTCCTTCGAGAGCTTCGAGGACGACTGCAGCCAGTCCCTCTGCCTCAACAAGCCGACCATGTCCTTCAAGGACTACATCCAGGAGAGGAGCGACCCGGCCGAGCAAGGCAAACCAGTCATACCAGCGGCCGTGCTGGCCGGCTTCACAG GAAGTGGACCTATCCAGTTGTGGCAGTTTCTCCTGGAATTGCTCTCCGACAAATCCTGCCAGTCCTTCATCAGCTGGACCGGGGACGGGTGGGAGTTTAAGCTGGCGGACCCCGACGAG GTGGCCCGCCggtggggaaagaggaaaaacaagccCAAGATGAACTACGAGAAGCTGAGCCGGGGTTTGCGCTATTACTACGACAAGAACATCATCCACAAGACGTCAGGGAAGCGCTACGTGTACCGCTTCGTGTGCGACCTGCAGAACTTGCTGGGCTTCACGCCCGAGGAGCTGCACGCCATCCTGGGCGTCCAGCCGGACACGGAGGACTGA